A genomic window from Aquila chrysaetos chrysaetos chromosome 21, bAquChr1.4, whole genome shotgun sequence includes:
- the RLIM gene encoding E3 ubiquitin-protein ligase RLIM isoform X1: MESSDSSDKGNIDQSEAQRQSQLDRLDREEAFYQFVNNLSEEDYRLMRDNNLLGTPGEITEEELLRRLHQVKEGPPQQNSDENRGAESAEDVSNGDSIIDWLNSVRQTGNTTRSGQRGNQSWRAVSRTNPNSGDFRFSLEINVNRNNGNTNPETENEPSVEPSSGEDLENSQSDSEIPRSESPSVRQPGSERSTSEELTAEEASPPRGQRRARSRSPEQRRTRARTDRSRSPINPVSETPRRSHLNTSSQTLDHSSVNEAEGSSRTRQHVTLRQHTVGTEMPSENAVLFSTPEARPVPQAAGSSETNGTSESATPGQRPPTIVLDLQVRRVRPGEYRQRDSIANRTRSRSQTPNNTVTYESERGGFRRTFSRSERAGVRTYVSTIRIPIRRILNTGLSETTSVAIQTMLRQIMTGFGELSYFMYSDSDADPSGPTPNQNVDASEPQNGGGGTSSNESTDASSGEVYEGGNEGGSTSGARREGRNTRGSVTFEESGSLPFLSLAQFFLLNEDDDDQPRGLTKEQIDNLAMRNFGESDALKTCSVCITEYTEGNKLRKLPCSHEYHVHCIDRWLSENSTCPICRRAVLASGNRESVV; this comes from the exons ATGGAAAGCTCAGATTCTAGTGATAAAGGAAATATTGATCAATCAGAAGCACAACGTCAGAGTCAGCTAGATCGATTAGATCGAGAAGAAGCTTTCTACCAGTTTGTAAACAACCTGAGTGAAGAGGACTACAGGCTTATGAGAGATAACAATTTGCTAGGAACACCAG GTGAAATTACTGAAGAAGAGTTGCTGAGAAGGCTACACCAAGTTAAAGAAGGTCCGCCACAGCAAAACAGTGATGAGAATAGAG GTGCAGAGTCCGCAGAAGATGTTTCAAATGGAGATTCTATAATAGACTGGCTTAATTCAGTCCGACAGACTGGAAATACAACACGAAGTGGGCAACGAGGAAACCAGTCTTGGAGAGCGGTGAGCCGGACTAACCCAAATAGTGGTGACTTCAGGTTCAGTTTGGAAATAAATGTCAACCGTAATAATGGGAACACAAATCCAGAAACTGAGAATGAGCCATCTGTAGAGCCTTCCAGTGGGGAGGATTTGGAGAACAGCCAAAGTGACTCTGAAATTCCAAGGTCTGAATCACCATCTGTAAGGCAGCCTGGATCAGAAAGGAGCACTTCCGAGGAGCTAACAGCTGAGGAAGCTTCCCCTCCTAGAGGGCAGAGGAGAGCGAGAAGTAGGAGTCCAGAACAGCGGAGAACACGGGCTAGGACTGATAGAAGTAGGTCACCTATTAATCCAGTGAGTGAGACTCCTCGCAGGTCTCATCTCAATACATCATCTCAAACACTTGACCACTCCTCAGTGAATGAAGCTGAGGGAAGTTCTAGAACTAGGCAGCATGTGACATTAAGGCAGCATACAGTGGGGACTGAGATGCCAAGTGaaaatgcagttctgttttCGACCCCTGAAGCAAGACCTGTTCCTCAAGCAGCAGGTTCTTCAGAAACTAACGGCACCAGTGAGTCCGCAACTCCTGGGCAGAGGCCTCCTACCATAGTACTTGATCTTCAGGTGAGAAGAGTTCGTCCAGGGGAATATCGGCAAAGAGACAGCATAGCCAACAGAACTCGGTCCAGGTCCCAGACACCTAACAACACAGTCACTTATGAAAGTGAACGGGGAGGGTTTAGGCGCACGTTTTCACGTTCAGAACGGGCTGGAGTGAGAACTTACGTCAGTACCATTAGGATTCCTATCCGTAGAATCTTAAACACAGGCTTGAGTGAGACTACATCAGTTGCTATTCAGACTATGCTAAGGCAGATAATGACAGGCTTCGGAGAGCTGAGTTACTTTATGTATAGTGATAGTGATGCAGATCCTAGTGGCCCAACTCCAAATCAGAACGTGGATGCTTCTGAGCCACAGAACGGAGGTGGTGGTACTTCAAGCAATGAAAGTACAGATGCTAGCTCAGGGGAGGTGTATGAAGGTGGTAATGAAGGTGGTTCAACATCTGGTGCCAGACGGGAAGGTCGGAATACGAGGGGATCGGTCACATTTGAAGAAAGTGGTTCTCTACCATTCCTTAGCCTAGCACAATTTTTCCTACTAAATGAAGATGACGATGACCAACCAAGAGGACTCACCAAAGAACAAATTGACAACCTAGCAATGAGGAATTTTGGTGAGAGCGATGCTCTGA
- the RLIM gene encoding E3 ubiquitin-protein ligase RLIM isoform X2 — translation MESSDSSDKGNIDQSEAQRQSQLDRLDREEAFYQFVNNLSEEDYRLMRDNNLLGTPGAESAEDVSNGDSIIDWLNSVRQTGNTTRSGQRGNQSWRAVSRTNPNSGDFRFSLEINVNRNNGNTNPETENEPSVEPSSGEDLENSQSDSEIPRSESPSVRQPGSERSTSEELTAEEASPPRGQRRARSRSPEQRRTRARTDRSRSPINPVSETPRRSHLNTSSQTLDHSSVNEAEGSSRTRQHVTLRQHTVGTEMPSENAVLFSTPEARPVPQAAGSSETNGTSESATPGQRPPTIVLDLQVRRVRPGEYRQRDSIANRTRSRSQTPNNTVTYESERGGFRRTFSRSERAGVRTYVSTIRIPIRRILNTGLSETTSVAIQTMLRQIMTGFGELSYFMYSDSDADPSGPTPNQNVDASEPQNGGGGTSSNESTDASSGEVYEGGNEGGSTSGARREGRNTRGSVTFEESGSLPFLSLAQFFLLNEDDDDQPRGLTKEQIDNLAMRNFGESDALKTCSVCITEYTEGNKLRKLPCSHEYHVHCIDRWLSENSTCPICRRAVLASGNRESVV, via the exons ATGGAAAGCTCAGATTCTAGTGATAAAGGAAATATTGATCAATCAGAAGCACAACGTCAGAGTCAGCTAGATCGATTAGATCGAGAAGAAGCTTTCTACCAGTTTGTAAACAACCTGAGTGAAGAGGACTACAGGCTTATGAGAGATAACAATTTGCTAGGAACACCAG GTGCAGAGTCCGCAGAAGATGTTTCAAATGGAGATTCTATAATAGACTGGCTTAATTCAGTCCGACAGACTGGAAATACAACACGAAGTGGGCAACGAGGAAACCAGTCTTGGAGAGCGGTGAGCCGGACTAACCCAAATAGTGGTGACTTCAGGTTCAGTTTGGAAATAAATGTCAACCGTAATAATGGGAACACAAATCCAGAAACTGAGAATGAGCCATCTGTAGAGCCTTCCAGTGGGGAGGATTTGGAGAACAGCCAAAGTGACTCTGAAATTCCAAGGTCTGAATCACCATCTGTAAGGCAGCCTGGATCAGAAAGGAGCACTTCCGAGGAGCTAACAGCTGAGGAAGCTTCCCCTCCTAGAGGGCAGAGGAGAGCGAGAAGTAGGAGTCCAGAACAGCGGAGAACACGGGCTAGGACTGATAGAAGTAGGTCACCTATTAATCCAGTGAGTGAGACTCCTCGCAGGTCTCATCTCAATACATCATCTCAAACACTTGACCACTCCTCAGTGAATGAAGCTGAGGGAAGTTCTAGAACTAGGCAGCATGTGACATTAAGGCAGCATACAGTGGGGACTGAGATGCCAAGTGaaaatgcagttctgttttCGACCCCTGAAGCAAGACCTGTTCCTCAAGCAGCAGGTTCTTCAGAAACTAACGGCACCAGTGAGTCCGCAACTCCTGGGCAGAGGCCTCCTACCATAGTACTTGATCTTCAGGTGAGAAGAGTTCGTCCAGGGGAATATCGGCAAAGAGACAGCATAGCCAACAGAACTCGGTCCAGGTCCCAGACACCTAACAACACAGTCACTTATGAAAGTGAACGGGGAGGGTTTAGGCGCACGTTTTCACGTTCAGAACGGGCTGGAGTGAGAACTTACGTCAGTACCATTAGGATTCCTATCCGTAGAATCTTAAACACAGGCTTGAGTGAGACTACATCAGTTGCTATTCAGACTATGCTAAGGCAGATAATGACAGGCTTCGGAGAGCTGAGTTACTTTATGTATAGTGATAGTGATGCAGATCCTAGTGGCCCAACTCCAAATCAGAACGTGGATGCTTCTGAGCCACAGAACGGAGGTGGTGGTACTTCAAGCAATGAAAGTACAGATGCTAGCTCAGGGGAGGTGTATGAAGGTGGTAATGAAGGTGGTTCAACATCTGGTGCCAGACGGGAAGGTCGGAATACGAGGGGATCGGTCACATTTGAAGAAAGTGGTTCTCTACCATTCCTTAGCCTAGCACAATTTTTCCTACTAAATGAAGATGACGATGACCAACCAAGAGGACTCACCAAAGAACAAATTGACAACCTAGCAATGAGGAATTTTGGTGAGAGCGATGCTCTGA